The segment GTTGAATTATTGAGTGGATTCATCTCATCTCTTAAGACCGGCCGGACGAGTCGTCTTATATGCATTTACGGCAAGCATTTAAGTTGACACGAACTCCTTACAGCCAGCCCGCTTCCACCGCCGTTGCGGGTATGGCCGGTCTCATTCGACACCTCAAACGGCCGCGCTTCTCGACCCGGATTGCCGGTCGCCTGATGTTTGATGCGGCCAATCTGTAATGCGACGGCCGTGCTTTCTGACCAATTCCATCAAGGGACAGCGACACGTATCTGGGGAGACACTACGGCGCTTTGCTTTCTCCATGGACACTCGCACGGTGTCGACGCGGGGGCGGGCAGGCCCCTGGGGCCGACATAAGCGGAGGGCCGCCCAACGCCACGATTTTTGCGACACGGAAGCTACGGCCCGGTCCGCAGGTCCGCGTCTGGCGGCCCCAGGGGCCTGCCCGCCCCCGCTCACGCAGCCTCCCGTCCAGCCTCTGCCACCGTTCTCGCCAGTTCACCGCTAGAATGCCCCCGTTCGGGTGTCCACCCGCCTTCATGGCGGTAAGGATGAAACGGGAAGCCGGTGCGCCGCTGAAGCGGCAAGGCCGGCACTGCCCCCGCAACGGTAAGCCCCAGGGGAACACCCCGTTCTAACCGGCCTCAGCCACTGCCCCGAACGGGGTGGGAAGGCGCCGGGAGAATCCGCCAACGCGGCAAGGGCGAGTCCGGAGACCGGCCCGAAACACCCCCTGCGCCAGCCATGGCCGCGGGGGTGGCCCTGTTTCGGACGATTCGCGGCGGGCGGATCCGGACAGCCTCGTGGCTTCCCGCCCGCGCGCCGTTCGTCTCATTCCCCCACGACCGTCCTCGGTTTCAAGACTTGCCGCACCGGCGGCACGAGGATGTTCCTGATGAAGAAGACCCTGCTCGCGACGGCCCTGCTGTCGTCCATCGCCCTGGCGCACGCCGCGGATGCCCCGGAAAACCTGCCCTCCGTGGTGGTGACCGCCAACCGCGCGGCCACCCCGCTGGACGAGGTGCTCGCCCCGGTCACCGTGATCACCCGCGAGGACATCGAGCGCCTGCAGCCGGTCAGCGTGCAGGACCTGCTCACCGGCCTGCCGGGCGTGGTGATGGCCAATGCCGGTGGCATCGGCCAGCAGACCTCCATGTTCATGCGCGGCACCAACTCCGCCCACACCCTGGTGCTGATCGACGGCGTGCGCGTGGGCACCGTCGGCGCGGGCATCCCGGCCTATGAGCAGATCCCGGTGGAGCAGATCGACCACATCGAAGTCGTCCGCGGCCCGCGTTCCACCCTGTACGGCTCGGACGCCATCGGCGGCGTCATCCAGATCTTCACCCGCCACGGCCAGGCTGGCGAAGCACCGACCCCGACGGTGTCGGTCACCGGCGGCAGCCACGGCTACACCGCAGGCCAGGTCGGCGTTTCCGGCGGCACCACGCACGGCTGGTATAACGCCAGCCTGGGCGGCCAGTACACCGGCGGCATCAATGCGTGCCGCGTCGGCGCGGGCACGGCCTTCAAGGGCTGCTTCACCGACGAACCGGACCACGACGCCTACCGCACCTACAACGGCGCGCTCTCGGGGGGCTACCGCTGGGACAACGGCACCGAGCTCACCGGCAGCTGGCTGCGCAGCAAGGGCACCATCGAGTACGACGGTGACTTCCAGAACCTCACCCGTCGCTCGCAGCAGGTGGCCGGCGGCAAGCTCAGCTTCGACGCCATGGCCGACTGGCGCATGTCGGTGAGCCTGGGCCAGAACCAGGATCGTGCCGACGATTACCTCAACGGCGCGAACAAGACCCTGGACTTCGTGAACTACGGCGTGGACAAGGCGCGCGTCGGCTACCTGTATTCCAAGCGCAACCAGGCCGCCTGGCAGAACGACATCACCCTGGCCCCGGGCCAGACCCTGAGCGCCGGCGTCGATTTCCAGCAGGAGAAGCTGGACAGCGCGACGGATTACCTCAAGGACACCCGCGATAACACCGGCGTGTTCGCGCTGTACCAGGGCGTGTTCGGCCCGCACGAGATCCAGCTCTCGGCGCGCCACGACCACAACACCCAGTTCGGCAACCACACCACCGGCTCGGCCGCGTACGGTTTCCGCTTCGACAACGGCATGCGGGTCACCGCGTCGTACGGCAGCGCCTTCCACGCGCCGACGTTCAACGATGAGTACTACCCGTACGGTTCGCCGGTGTCGCTCAAGCCCGAGACCTCGCGCACCGCCGAGATCGGCCTGAGCGGCCGCCCGGGCATCTGGAACTGGGCGGTGAACGCCTACCAGAGCAAGGTGGACGACCTGATCGGCTACGACGCGTCCTTCCTGCCGATCAACGTCAGCGAAGCACGCATCCGTGGCCTGGAAGGACAGCTGGGCGCCGACGTGGATGGCTGGCACGTGCGTACCTACCTGACCCTGCAGCAGCCGCTGAACCGCGATAGCGGTGACCAGCACGACAACCTGCTGGCCCGCCGCCCGCGTCGCACCGGCCGCGTGGACCTGGACAAGGACCTGGGCGCGTTCACCCTGGGTGGCTCGGTGTACGCCGCCGGCTACAGCTACGACGACGCGGCCAACAGCACCCGCCTGGGCGGATACACCACGGCCGACCTGCGCGCCACGTGGCACATCGACAGCGCCTGGAGCGTGCAGGGCCGCGTGGCCAACATCGCCGACAAGCGCTATGAGACGGCGGCGTATTACAACCAGCTGGGCCGCACCTATTACATGACGGTCCGTTTCTCGCCCGCTATGTAAGTACTGACCCAATCGGTTCGCACAGAAAGCCGGTTCGGACAGAAATACCTGTCCGAACAGGTTTCCCCTGCCTTTCGGCAGGGGCTGACGGACGGCACACGCGACGGAGGCCCCCCGCACGTCATAAAGTGCGCGGCGCGGGGGCGTTCCCGCTGTCACAGGATGTGTCGTGAATTTTTTTGCTCCGTTTATCCACCGGCCCAGGGGAACCTCGCTGCTTGCAGCGGGCCTGACGCTGGCCGGCATCCTCGCCTACATGCTGCTGGGCGTGGCGGCCCTGCCGTCGATCGAAGTCCCCGCGGTGTTCATCCAGGCCCAGATGCCCGGCGCCAATGCGCAGACGATGGCATCCACCATCATCGCGCCGCTGGAGCGCCACCTCGGCCAGATCCCCGGCGTGGACCGGATGTATTCGAACAGCACGGAAGGCGGCGGTTTCGTCCGCATCCAGTTCACCATGGACCGTTCCACCGATGCGGCCGCACGCGACGTGCAGGCCGCCATCAACGCCTCGGTGGCGGATCTCCCGGCCGGCATGCCCAGCCCGCCGCAGTACTTCAAGTTCGATACCGGGCAGATCCCGGTGCTGCTGGTGTCGTTCACCTCGAAGACGATGCCGGCCGACAAGCTTTACGACGTGGTCGACACGCTGATCCGCCCGACGGTCTCGCAGATCGACGGCGTGTCGCGCGTGCAGGTGTTCGGTGGCACGCCGCACGCGGTGCGCGTGGAACTGGACACCAACGCGCTGTCCACCAAGGGCCTCACCGCCAACGACGTATCGAACGCGCTGCAGGCGGCGAACGTGAATTCGCCGCAGGGCCTGCTCTCCGATGGCCGTTCGCAGATGACGGTGATCGCCAACGACGGCTTGCGTGACGCCGACGACTTCGGCCGCATCCTCATCGCCATGCGCAACGGCACGCCCGTGCGCCTGTCCGATATCGCCAAGGTCACCAGCGGCCAGCAGGACATCTACCAGAAGGCGTGGTTCCAGGGCGAACGCTCGGTCACCATGCAGATCAGCAAGCGGCCGGAAGCCAACTCCATCGCCACGGCGGACGCCATCCGCGCCGCGCTGCCGCGTTTCCGCGCGATGCTTCCGGCCGATGCCGTGGTCACCCCGATCTTCGACCTCACGCAGACGACGCAGTCCGCGTTGCACGAGGTGAAGGTGGCCCTGATGATCTCGATCGTCATGGTCTGCCTGGTGATGATGGTGTTCCTGCGCCGCCTCGGCCCCACGCTGATCGCGACGCTGAGCGTGCCGCTGTCGCTGGCGGGCGCGTTCGTGGTGATGTGGACGCTGGGTTACACGCTGAACACGATGTCGCTGATGGCGCTGGTGCTATGCATCGGCTTCGTCGTGGACGATGCGATCGTGGTGATCGAGAACATCGTCCGGCACATGGAGAACGGTACCGCGCCGATGCCTGCCGCCCTGGAGGGCGTGCGAGAGATCGGCTTCACCGTCATCTCGATCACCATCTCGCTGGTTGCCGTGTTCGCGCCGCTGCTGTTCGGCAACAACATGATCACCAAGCTCCTTCGCGAGTTCTCGGTGACGCTGGCGGCGGCGGTGCTGATCTCGGCCGTGGTCTCGCTGACGCTGACGCCCGCCCTGTGCGCGCGCTACCTCAAGCACGACGCGCCCGACCGCAAGCCGGGCCGCCTGGAAAAGGCGCTGGAGCGGTTCGACCGTGGCTTCCTGCGCACGTACGAGCGTGGCCTGGACTGGGCCATGCGCCACCGCCGGATCATGCGCTGGCAGCCGTTGTTCCTCCTCATCGCAACGGTGCTGCTGGCCATGGCGGTGGTGAAGACCGCCGGCGGCAACTTCATGCCCGATGAAGACACCGGCATGATGCAGGCGCAGATCAGCGCCGATGCGAACATTTCGCCCGACGAGATGACCCGGCGCCTCACGCGCATCGCCGACATCATGCAGAAGGACCCGACGGTGGCCGACGTCACCGCCATCCTCGGTGGCGACAACGGCGGCGCGGTGGGCAACCAGGGCCTGATGTTCATCGACCTGAAACCCAAGGGCAACGGCCCGGGCCAGCGCACCGAGTCCATCAAGGAAATCATGGACCGCATGGGCAAGGAGTACGACAAGATCTCCGATGCCCAGGTGTTCATGAATCCCGTGCAGTTCCTCGGCGGTGGTGGCGGCAACAGCAATCGCGGCCAGTATTCGTTCCAGCTGATCAGCACCGGTGGCCAGAGCCTGGAACCGTGGACGCTGAAGCTGGTGCAGATCATGCGCGGCATGAAGGAATTCCGCGACGTCGGCAGCGACTTCGACATCGTCGGCAAGCAGCAGATGCTGCAGGTGGACCGCGATGCCGCCAGCCGCCTGCAGATAGGCATGGGCATGGTCGACACGGCGCTATACAACGCATTTGGCCAGCGCCAGGTGTCGATCATCTACTCCGACATCAACCAGTACTGGGTGGTGCTCACGGCCGCGGCCGCGCAGTCGCTGTCACCCGGTGCGCTGCTCAATACCTACGTGCGGAACAACGTCGGCACGATGGTGCCGCTGTCGTCCATCGCGCATATCGCGCCGGTGACCACGCCCAGTTCGGTGACCCACCAGAACCAGCTCGAGTCGGCCGACGTCACCTATAACCTCGCGCCGAAGATCACCGCCGACAAGGGCAACACCCTGGTGGAGCAGGCCGTGGCCAAGCTCAACCTGCCCGAAGGCGTGCGCATGGACTTCACCGGCGCGAACCAGCGCATCCGGGATGCGCAGTCCAACGGCATGGTGCTGCTGGTCGGCGCCATCCTCGCCGTGTACATCGTGCTCGGCATCCTCTACGAGAGCCTGGGTCACCCGCTGACGATTCTTTCCACGCTGCCCGCCGCCGGCGCCGGCGCCTTCCTGGCCATGCTGGTGACGCAGACCCAGGTGACGCTGATGGCGATCATCTCGGTCCTGCTGCTGATCGGTATCGTGAAAAAGAACGCGATCCTGATGGTGGATTTCGCGCTCACCGCGCAACGCGAGCAGGGCATGTCGCCGGTGGAAGCGATCCGCCAGGCCGCGCTGGTGCGCTTTCGCCCGATCACCATGACCACCCTGGTGGCCATGGGCGCGGCGTTGCCGCTGGCCATCGGCTTCGGCGTGGGTTCGGAGATGCGCCGGCCGCTGGGTATCGCCATCGTCGGCGGCCTGCTGGTGTCGCAGCTGCTCACCCTGCTGAGCACGCCGGCCATCTACCTGTGGAACCACGACCGCAAGGAACGCAAGGTGCGGCGCAAGCACCGCAAGATGCTCAAGCGCCGCTACAAGGTGTGGAAGAAGCTGCGCAAGGCGCGCGGCTTACGCTGACAGCACCGCCCCGGCCAGCGTGCGGACGTAAGCGCGCACGTCGGCCGGCCAGGCTTCGGTGAGCGTGGCGAAGCGGTCGCCCTCGCGGCGATGGAAGGCGCGCGAGGCTTCTTCGTAACCGCTGAGGTTGCCGGCCAGCGCCAGCATCACGCGGTCCACGGCCTCGCTGGCCTCACGCACGCGGTCGCTGTCGGCGCGTTCGCGGCTGGCCAGTTCGACCAGCCGGCGCAGGGCGACGGACGCACCGCCGGGCTGGGTGGCCAGCCATTCCCAGTGTCGCGGCAGCAGGGTGACCTCGCGGGCGACGACGCCGAGCTTCGGCCGACCGGGCCCGCGCTTGGCCGGGGCCGGGGCCGTGTCGGTGGTCGGCAGGCGGCCGAGGACATCGTGGGTGGTGCCGCGGTAGTCCACGTCCACCGGGCGGCCGGTGCTGTCGTCGTAGATGATCGGACTGGCGTGGGGCTGGTCGTCGAGCAGCGCCTTGCAGCGCTCGGCCACCAACGACAGGGCACCGGTGGCCACGCGGGCCGTGCCGTCGAACGCGGTGTAATTGGTCGTCATGGGGGTCTTTCCTCGAACCGGGACCCGCCAGATATTACCCGGAACAAATTATCAGTCAATAGTGCCCGGGTAAAAAAGAATGCCTCAGTGCACGCCCCAGGCGTAGCAATCCATGGAAAGCACGCCATAGGTTACGCCGCCCTCGATGACGCGCGGGGCATCGTCGCCGGCGGCCGCCGCGGCCACCAGCAGCGGCAGGTAGTGCTCGTCGGTGGGGTGGGCGCGCAGCGCGGAGGGCGCGTGCTGGCGGTAGGTGCGCAACGCATCGGTATCTCCCGCGAGCACGGCGCTCCGCGCCCACGCGGCAAAGGCCTTCGCGTAATCCTCGGTCTCGCGGTTCGGGCGTGCTTCGCGCAGGTTATGGGTGAGGCTGCCGGAGCCGAGCACCACCACGCCGCGATCGCGCAGCGGCGCCAGCGCACGGCCCATGCGCAATGCGCTGTCCACGTCGAGGTTGTGCGGCATCGACACCTGCAGCACCGGGATGTCCGCGGCCGGGCGCAGGTAGCGCAGGGGCACCCACGCCCCGTGGTCGAGGCCGCGCTCGCTGTCGACCATCGCCGTGAAGCCCTGCTCGATCAGCAGGCCCGCGGTTTCCGCGGCCAGCGACGGCAGGCCCGGCGCCGGATACGACAGCGTGTACAGCGCCGGCGCGAAGCCGCCGAAGTCATGCATCGTGGCCGGCCGCGGCGCGCCCGAGACGCGTACGCCGCAGGTCTGCCAGTGCGGCGACACCACGACGATGGCGGTGGCGGCCGCCAGGCGCTCGCCCAGCGCCGTCAACTGGCTGCCAAGCAGGCCAGGCTCCAGCGCAAAGGTCGGGGCGCCGTGGGAGACGAAGAGGGCGGGAGCGCGTTGCATGGCCAGCTGCCTGGGGACATGGGGGGATAGTCACCAATGTAGGCATCGCGGCGACGCGGATAAATCGTCGCCACGCGAACGGATTGTTCAGCGGACGAGGAGGGGCTCGCCGGCCAGCTCGTCCAGCGGCACCGGCCGCGAGAACAGGAAGCCCTGCATGGCGATGCAGCCCTCGCGCTCCAGCCATTCCCGCTGCGACTGGGTTTCCACGCCTTCGGCGACCACGTCCAGGTTAAGGCTGCGGGCGAGGAAGATGATCGATCGGCAGATCGAGGCGTCGACGGTTTCCTCGAGCAGCGCGGCGGTGAAATGCCGGTCCACCTTGATCTTGTCCAGCGGCAGGCGGGACAGGTATGTGAGGTTCGAGTAGCCCGTGCCGAAGTCGTCCAGCGCGATGCTGACACCCATCGCACGCAGTTCGTGCAGCGTGCGGATGGCCCGCTCGGGCTCGTTCATGAACGCGCTTTCGGTGAGTTCCAACTCCAGCGCCGAGGCGCTGGCGCCGGTTTCGAGCAGGGCGTGGCGCACTTCGGCCACCAGGTCCGAATGCGCGAGCTGCTGCGCCGAGATATTCACGGCGACGCGGCAGCCCGGGCCCAGCAGGTCGACGATGCGGCGTTGCTGGCGGCAGGCCTCGCGCAACACCCACTGGCCGATCGGCACGATGGCGCCGGTTTCTTCGAGCAAGGGGATGAGCTTGTCCGGCCAGGCGAGGTCGCCCGGCGCCATCGGCCAGCGCAGCAGGGCTTCCACGCCGATGGGCTTGCCGGTGACCCCGTCGTGCTGGGTCTGCCAGGCCAGCGCCAGTTCCTGGTCGAGGTTGGCGGCGACGAGGCGGGTGATCACGCTCAGGCGCGCCATGGCGGTGGCGTGCATGTCAGCGGAGTAGCGCCGCCAGGTGTGCCGGCCGGAGCGCTTGGCGTCGTACATCGCCGTGTCGGCGTTGCGGATCAGGGTGTCGGCGTCGGCACCGTCGCGAGTGGCGAAAGCAACGCCGATGCTGCATTTCAGCCGCTGCAGGGTACCGCCGACTTCGAGCGGTTCTTCGATGGCGCGCTGGATCCGCGGCAAGGCATCGAGCGCTTTCGCCGGCGGCCCGCTGAACGGCAACATCGCGACGAATTCATCGCCACCGAAGCGGCCGACGTGGCCCATGCCGTCCAGCGCATCACCGAGCTTCAGCGTGACATCGCGCAGTACCTGGTCGCCCAGGGCATGGCCGAGGGCGTCGTTGATGAACTTGAAGTGGTCCAGGTCGATGAACAGCACCATCAGGCCGCTGTTATCGCGGATGCAGTCGCGCACCAGGCCGTCGAGCTGTTCGCGCAGGGCGCGGCGGTTGGGCAGGCCGGTGAGTTCGTCGTGGGTGGCCTGGTGGTTCAGGCGCTCTTCGTAGCGGCGCTGCTCGGTGACATCGCGCACGATCACCAGGGTGCCGCGGCCGCGGGAATCCTTGTAATCCGAAAGCGCGAGCTCGGCCTCGAACGGCATGCCCTGCATGGGCTCGAGCCAGGCGATAACGCCAGCGCCCTCGCTACTGCCCGCGCGCACGGCGGCCAGTGCATCGGCATCCATCACAGCCGACGCGTCCTGCCCGGTCAGGTGCTGCCCACCCATGCCGAGGCGCTCCTCGGCCAGCGGATTGGCGAAGTCGATGCGGTCGTCGCGCACCACCAGCAAGGGCAGGGGCATGCGCGAGAGCAGCTTGAGGTAGGCCGCTTCGCTGGCGGCCAGGTCGCGGTCGGAATCACGCAGGCGCTGGCGGGTTTCATGCAGCGCGGTGATCTCGCTGATCGTGCCGGCGAGGATCGTGGCGCCTTCCTCGTTGGTGATGCACGCGGCGCGCAGGTTCACGCGCACTTCGAGCCCGTCGGGACGGCACAGGCGGTGTTCGATTTCGTAGGGACCGTCGCCGTGGCTGAAGCGATCCAGCCACGCCACGATCGCGCCCTGGTCGTCCGGGTGCACCAGCTTGTAATACGTGCCCAGGCGCCCACCCATGCGCTCCAGCGGCAGGCCGGTGATCTCGTGCACATGGCCGGACCACAGGATGCTGCGCGAGCGCAGGTCGGCCTCCCACAGGCCGATATGGCCACTGCGCTGCACGTCGCCGAGGTGGCGTGCGCTGCGGGTGAGGGCTTCCAGCAGGGTGCCCTGGTGCTGGTAAGCACGGCCCAGCCACGCGGCCACGCCGTTGAGGATCAGCAGGAGCACCAGCGTGGCCAGCACGCTGGCCTGGGCCTGGCTGAACCACTCGTCGCGGATGGCGCTGCGGTCCACGCCCACGCGAACCACCAGCGGGTAAGACGCCGATGCCGCCCAGGCATACATGTAATCGCCTTCGTCATAGGCGCCGCTGCTGGCCGCGGCAACATCACGCATGGCCCAGTGCTGGGCCAGGGTCTCGCGGTTGGTGGCGAAGATCGCGCCGTCCGTGGAGAACACCGTGAGCACGCCGGTGGCGCTGAGCATGGAGTGGCGCAGCATTTCGGTGGCGCGGGCGCTGTCGATGCGTGCGCCGAACGCCGCGGGGTCGGCCACGCGCGAGTCGACCACCACGCGGATCGTGGGGCCCGCATCGGCCCGCGCGGGGGTGACTGTCACGCGGACGGTGGCACCCAGTGCCTTGTGCCGGGGCGCCGCGCGCATCGCCTGCCAGTCGTTGCTCCGCGGCGGCCGGGTGGAGGCGATGAGGTTCGCGTCCGCATCCAGGGCCACCAGGTTGCCCAGTTCGGGATGGCGCGCGTGGACGTCGGCCAGGGCCGTGGCGAGGGGGCCGGGATCGGCGCTGGTGACGCCGTTGCGCAGCGCCAGCAGCGGGCCGAGGCTGGCATCGATGTTCTGGTCGACGGCACGGACGACGCCCGAGGCGGCCCCGGCGATCTGCCGGTGGCTGGAGACGAGCATGCGCTGGTAGGCGTCCAGTTGCAGGCGGGCGA is part of the Luteibacter pinisoli genome and harbors:
- a CDS encoding DUF2239 family protein: MTTNYTAFDGTARVATGALSLVAERCKALLDDQPHASPIIYDDSTGRPVDVDYRGTTHDVLGRLPTTDTAPAPAKRGPGRPKLGVVAREVTLLPRHWEWLATQPGGASVALRRLVELASRERADSDRVREASEAVDRVMLALAGNLSGYEEASRAFHRREGDRFATLTEAWPADVRAYVRTLAGAVLSA
- a CDS encoding efflux RND transporter permease subunit; amino-acid sequence: MNFFAPFIHRPRGTSLLAAGLTLAGILAYMLLGVAALPSIEVPAVFIQAQMPGANAQTMASTIIAPLERHLGQIPGVDRMYSNSTEGGGFVRIQFTMDRSTDAAARDVQAAINASVADLPAGMPSPPQYFKFDTGQIPVLLVSFTSKTMPADKLYDVVDTLIRPTVSQIDGVSRVQVFGGTPHAVRVELDTNALSTKGLTANDVSNALQAANVNSPQGLLSDGRSQMTVIANDGLRDADDFGRILIAMRNGTPVRLSDIAKVTSGQQDIYQKAWFQGERSVTMQISKRPEANSIATADAIRAALPRFRAMLPADAVVTPIFDLTQTTQSALHEVKVALMISIVMVCLVMMVFLRRLGPTLIATLSVPLSLAGAFVVMWTLGYTLNTMSLMALVLCIGFVVDDAIVVIENIVRHMENGTAPMPAALEGVREIGFTVISITISLVAVFAPLLFGNNMITKLLREFSVTLAAAVLISAVVSLTLTPALCARYLKHDAPDRKPGRLEKALERFDRGFLRTYERGLDWAMRHRRIMRWQPLFLLIATVLLAMAVVKTAGGNFMPDEDTGMMQAQISADANISPDEMTRRLTRIADIMQKDPTVADVTAILGGDNGGAVGNQGLMFIDLKPKGNGPGQRTESIKEIMDRMGKEYDKISDAQVFMNPVQFLGGGGGNSNRGQYSFQLISTGGQSLEPWTLKLVQIMRGMKEFRDVGSDFDIVGKQQMLQVDRDAASRLQIGMGMVDTALYNAFGQRQVSIIYSDINQYWVVLTAAAAQSLSPGALLNTYVRNNVGTMVPLSSIAHIAPVTTPSSVTHQNQLESADVTYNLAPKITADKGNTLVEQAVAKLNLPEGVRMDFTGANQRIRDAQSNGMVLLVGAILAVYIVLGILYESLGHPLTILSTLPAAGAGAFLAMLVTQTQVTLMAIISVLLLIGIVKKNAILMVDFALTAQREQGMSPVEAIRQAALVRFRPITMTTLVAMGAALPLAIGFGVGSEMRRPLGIAIVGGLLVSQLLTLLSTPAIYLWNHDRKERKVRRKHRKMLKRRYKVWKKLRKARGLR
- a CDS encoding DODA-type extradiol aromatic ring-opening family dioxygenase is translated as MQRAPALFVSHGAPTFALEPGLLGSQLTALGERLAAATAIVVVSPHWQTCGVRVSGAPRPATMHDFGGFAPALYTLSYPAPGLPSLAAETAGLLIEQGFTAMVDSERGLDHGAWVPLRYLRPAADIPVLQVSMPHNLDVDSALRMGRALAPLRDRGVVVLGSGSLTHNLREARPNRETEDYAKAFAAWARSAVLAGDTDALRTYRQHAPSALRAHPTDEHYLPLLVAAAAAGDDAPRVIEGGVTYGVLSMDCYAWGVH
- a CDS encoding bifunctional diguanylate cyclase/phosphodiesterase, whose protein sequence is MTGAADKGATKLRARRIRVALWVAAAALSVGVVAIVARLQLDAYQRMLVSSHRQIAGAASGVVRAVDQNIDASLGPLLALRNGVTSADPGPLATALADVHARHPELGNLVALDADANLIASTRPPRSNDWQAMRAAPRHKALGATVRVTVTPARADAGPTIRVVVDSRVADPAAFGARIDSARATEMLRHSMLSATGVLTVFSTDGAIFATNRETLAQHWAMRDVAAASSGAYDEGDYMYAWAASASYPLVVRVGVDRSAIRDEWFSQAQASVLATLVLLLILNGVAAWLGRAYQHQGTLLEALTRSARHLGDVQRSGHIGLWEADLRSRSILWSGHVHEITGLPLERMGGRLGTYYKLVHPDDQGAIVAWLDRFSHGDGPYEIEHRLCRPDGLEVRVNLRAACITNEEGATILAGTISEITALHETRQRLRDSDRDLAASEAAYLKLLSRMPLPLLVVRDDRIDFANPLAEERLGMGGQHLTGQDASAVMDADALAAVRAGSSEGAGVIAWLEPMQGMPFEAELALSDYKDSRGRGTLVIVRDVTEQRRYEERLNHQATHDELTGLPNRRALREQLDGLVRDCIRDNSGLMVLFIDLDHFKFINDALGHALGDQVLRDVTLKLGDALDGMGHVGRFGGDEFVAMLPFSGPPAKALDALPRIQRAIEEPLEVGGTLQRLKCSIGVAFATRDGADADTLIRNADTAMYDAKRSGRHTWRRYSADMHATAMARLSVITRLVAANLDQELALAWQTQHDGVTGKPIGVEALLRWPMAPGDLAWPDKLIPLLEETGAIVPIGQWVLREACRQQRRIVDLLGPGCRVAVNISAQQLAHSDLVAEVRHALLETGASASALELELTESAFMNEPERAIRTLHELRAMGVSIALDDFGTGYSNLTYLSRLPLDKIKVDRHFTAALLEETVDASICRSIIFLARSLNLDVVAEGVETQSQREWLEREGCIAMQGFLFSRPVPLDELAGEPLLVR
- a CDS encoding TonB-dependent receptor domain-containing protein, which gives rise to MKKTLLATALLSSIALAHAADAPENLPSVVVTANRAATPLDEVLAPVTVITREDIERLQPVSVQDLLTGLPGVVMANAGGIGQQTSMFMRGTNSAHTLVLIDGVRVGTVGAGIPAYEQIPVEQIDHIEVVRGPRSTLYGSDAIGGVIQIFTRHGQAGEAPTPTVSVTGGSHGYTAGQVGVSGGTTHGWYNASLGGQYTGGINACRVGAGTAFKGCFTDEPDHDAYRTYNGALSGGYRWDNGTELTGSWLRSKGTIEYDGDFQNLTRRSQQVAGGKLSFDAMADWRMSVSLGQNQDRADDYLNGANKTLDFVNYGVDKARVGYLYSKRNQAAWQNDITLAPGQTLSAGVDFQQEKLDSATDYLKDTRDNTGVFALYQGVFGPHEIQLSARHDHNTQFGNHTTGSAAYGFRFDNGMRVTASYGSAFHAPTFNDEYYPYGSPVSLKPETSRTAEIGLSGRPGIWNWAVNAYQSKVDDLIGYDASFLPINVSEARIRGLEGQLGADVDGWHVRTYLTLQQPLNRDSGDQHDNLLARRPRRTGRVDLDKDLGAFTLGGSVYAAGYSYDDAANSTRLGGYTTADLRATWHIDSAWSVQGRVANIADKRYETAAYYNQLGRTYYMTVRFSPAM